From Oncorhynchus mykiss isolate Arlee chromosome 6, USDA_OmykA_1.1, whole genome shotgun sequence, the proteins below share one genomic window:
- the tfip11 gene encoding tuftelin-interacting protein 11, whose protein sequence is MSMSHLYGRQGEEEDEGVEVEKFEVTEWDLANEFNPERRRHRQTKEEAVYGIWAERGDSDDERPSFGGKRSKDYSAPVSFVSAGLRKSAAEEKQQQQIDGGSDDSDNDNTPPAQPPPRDTAPKKLQTGGHFRGNSQSQRTGFVAGIRAGGDLGTWEKHTKGIGQKLLQKMGYVPGKGLGKNAQGILNPIEAKLRKGKGAVGAYGNERTKQSLQDFPVVDSEEEEEKEFQRELGQWRRDPAGGGGKKKPKYSYRTVEELKAKGKLAGRTTQTPAGELAQVKVIDMTGREQKVYYSYSQMTNKLSVPEEAPLSVATREQKTSGFALPELEHNLQLLIDLTEQDILQSSRRLQHERDVVVTLSHESSGLQTRLGTERDAIQRLEAVLQLVDRFQSGETAPGVGPSLQECAGVFETLQSEFYEEYKTLGLGDLAAAVVHPLLREKLRTWDPLKDSSYGLEEVGQWRAILESNQLHHANAPEAHMDPYHRLLWEVWIPVLRVCVSGWQPRMVGPMVDCVEVWAPLLPLWILNHLLEQLLFPRLQREVDSWNPLTDTVPIHSWLHPWLPLLQSRLEPLYPPIRSKLANALQRWHPSDGSARLILQPWRDVFTPGAWEAFMVKNIIPKLALCLGELVINPHQQQMEPFNWVLDWEGMLSPSSLVSLLDKHFFSKWLQVLCSWLSNSPNYEEITKWYLGWKSIFSDAVLAQPLVKDKFNEALDIMNRAVSSGLGGGYMQPGARENIAYLTHTERRKDFQYEALQERRDAESVAQRGIGASLPTNFKDLIQTKAEENNIVFMPLVAKRHEGKQLYTFGRIVIYIDRGVVFVQGEKTWVPTSLQSLIDMAK, encoded by the exons ATGTCTATGTCCCACCTGTACGGacggcagggagaggaggaggatgagggggtggaggtagagaagtTTGAGGTGACAGAATGGGACCTGGCCAATGAGTTTAACCCGGAGCGtcgcagacacagacagaccaaaGAGGAGGCCGTCTATGGCATCTGGGCAGAGAGGGGAGACTCCGACGATGAGAGACCCAGCTTCGGAGGGAAGAG GTCTAAGGACTACTCTGCCCCTGTGAGTTTTGTGAGTGCTGGGCTGCGCAAGTCTGCAGCAGAGGAGAAGCAACAGCAGCAGATAGATGGAGGGTCAGATGACTCTGACAATGACAACACTCCCCCTGCCCAACCCCCACCCCGTGACACTGCACCTAAGAAACTGCAGACG GGTGGTCATTTCCGTGGCAATAGCCAGTCCCAGAGGACGGGGTTTGTGGCTGGTATCCGAGCTGGAGGAGACTTGGGCACTTGGGAGAAACACACCAAGGGGATTGGCCAGAAACTCCTCCAGAAGATGGGCTATGTACCAGGGAAAGGACTGGGGAAAAACGCCCAGG GTATTTTGAATCCCATCGAGGCAAAGCTTCGGAAGGGAAAGGGGGCGGTGGGCGCCTACGGCAACGAGAGAACCAAACAGTCACTACAGGACTTCCCTGTGGTTGActccgaggaggaggaggagaag GAGTTCCAGAGGGAACTAGGTCAGTGGCGTAGAGACCCTGCAGGTGGTGGAGGGAAGAAGAAACCAAAGTATTCCTACAGGACTGTAGAGGAGCTGAAGGCTAAAGGCAAGCTGGCTGGACGGACCACACAGACACCCGCTGGAGAACTGGCTCAGGTCAAG gTGATAGATATGACAGGCAGGGAACAGAAGGTGTATTACAGCTACAGTCAGATGACTAACAAACTCAGTGTACCAGAGGAGGCTCCACTGAGCGTGGCCACACGTGAGCAGAAGACGTCTGGCTTTGCCCTGCCAGAGCTGGAACACAACCTGCAACTACTGATCGACCTGACGGAACAAGACATACTACag tcctcACGGCGTCTGCAGCATGAGCGTGACGTGGTGGTGACTCTAAGCCACGAGAGCTCCGGTCTGCAGACGAGGCTCGGGACAGAACGGGATGCCATCCAGAGGCTAGAGGCAGTACTGCAGCTGGTGGATCGCTTTCAGAGCGGGGAGACTGCACCCGGGGTAGGACCCAGCCTGCAG gagtgtGCTGGTGTTTTTGAGACTCTACAGAGTGAGTTCTATGAGGAGTACAAGACTCTAGGTTTGGGAGATCTGGCTGCGGCTGTAGTACATCCACTACTCAGAGAGAAACTACGCACATGGGATCCtctcaag GACAGTTCATATGGTCTGGAGGAGGTGGGTCAGTGGCGAGCCATCCTGGAGTCTAATCAGCTTCACCACGCCAACGCCCCTGAAGCACACATGGACCCCTACCACAG gctgCTGTGGGAGGTGTGGATCCCTGTGCTGCgagtgtgtgtgtcggggtgGCAGCCTCGCATGGTAGGACCCATGGTGGACTGTGTGGAGGTCTGGGCCCCTCTGCTGCCCCTCTGGATACTAAATCACCTCCTGGAACAACTCCTCTTCCCCAGGCTGCAGAGAGAG GTGGATAGCTGGAACCCCCTGACCGACACAGTGCCCATCCACTCCTGGCTCCACCCCTGGCTGCCTCTGCTCCAATCACGGCTGGAGCCTCTCTACCCGCCCATCCGCAGTAAACTGGCCAATGCGCTGCAGCGCTGGCACCCAAGTGACGGCTCCGCCCGCCTCATCCTCCAACCATGGAGAGACGTGTTCACGCCCGGTGCCTGggaggccttcatggtcaaaaacATAATTCCTAAACTag CTCTGTGTCTGGGGGAGCTGGTAATAAATCCTCACCAGCAGCAGATGGAGCCGTTCAATTGGGTGTTGGACTGGGAGGGCATGCTGTCTCCCTCCAGCCTCGTATCACTGCTGGACAAACACTTCTTCTCCAAGTGGCTacag GTGCTGTGTTCGTGGCTCAGTAACAGTCCTAACTATGAGGAGATTACAAAGTGGTACCTGGGCTGGAAGTCCATATTCAGTGATGCTGTTCTGGCTCAGCCACTCGTTAAGGACAAGTTCAACGAAGCTCTGGACATCATGAACCGCGCTGTCTCCTCTGGCCTTG GTGGGGGGTACATGCAGCCTGGTGCCCGTGAGAACATAGcatacctcacacacacagagcgtcGTAAAGACTTCCAGTACGAGGCTCTGCAGGAGCGCCGGGATGCTGAGAGCGTGGCGCAGCGAGGCATCGGTGCCAGCCTGCCCACCAACTTCAAAGACCTGATCCAGACCAAGGCTGAGGAGAACAACATTGTCTTCATGCCGCTGGTTGCCAAACGCCACGAGGGCAAACAGCTGTACACCTTTGGACGTATCGTCATCTACATAGACAGAGGAGTGGTCTTTGTACAGGGAGAGAAGACCTGGGTCCCTACGTCCCTACAGAGTCTCATAGATATGGCCAAGtga